Proteins from a single region of Punica granatum isolate Tunisia-2019 chromosome 8, ASM765513v2, whole genome shotgun sequence:
- the LOC116187036 gene encoding sodium transporter HKT1: MRKFACFGKKLQHLCNQSFHKYMSSTFQVLVRRVNSFCVQLGYFLSLSFLGFLALKFSKPRAASSVSLPLKDLDVFFTSVSAATVSSMSTVEMEVFSNFQLIVMTILMFGGGEVFISMIGLYLTRSNLRSGSKTIESKSLDSARDDRVTQCAKSDWKSFSCPVVNDKPTSVRSLELQSVPTEYNDKTVADPEKGPVVVTDFPCDAHLKYNSVRCLGLVVLIFLLVAHVLGSSLVTAYISTVPSAREVLRNKGISIQTFSVFTIVSTFANCGFVPTNENMMVFKNNSGILLLLIPHILFGNTLYPTCLRLILQALEKATRREEFTYILRNWREIGYTHLLPSMHSWFLGLTVLVFIVVQLVLFCSMEWRSDVMEGMSPYQKLVGALFQTVNSRHTGESVFDISTISPAILVLFVIMMYLAPYTSFLPIKEGDGKDQANSGRKGRWSLMECLNLSQLSYLIIFIILICITEREKLKTDPLNFNVLNITIEVISAYGNVGFTTGYSCKRQINPDGSCKDAYVGFVGKWSNEGKFILIVVMFFGRLKKFNMGGGKAWKLLA, encoded by the exons ATGAGGAAGTTTGCCTGTTTCGGGAAGAAACTACAACACCTTTGTAACCAATCTTTCCATAAGTATATGTCCTCAACGTTTCAAGTCCTGGTCAGAAGAGTCAACTCCTTTTGTGTTCAACTAGGTTACTTCTTAAGTCTGTCCTTCTTGGGATTTTTGGCCTTGAAATTCTCAAAGCCAAGGGCAGCCTCCTCAGTGTCACTGCCTCTCAAGGACTTGGATGTCTTCTTCACCTCTGTGTCTGCTGCCACTGTCTCCAGCATGTCCACAGTTGAGATGGAGGTTTTCTCCAACTTCCAGCTCATTGTCATGACCATCTTGATGTTCGGTGGTGGAGAGGTCTTCATCTCCATGATTGGGCTTTATCTCACGAGGTCCAACCTCCGCAGTGGAAGTAAAACTATCGAAAGCAAATCATTAGACTCAGCACGAGATGATAGGGTCACGCAATGCGCAAAATCTGACTGGAAAAGTTTTTCATGCCCTGTTGTTAACGACAAACCTACTTCTGTACGCTCTCTTGAGCTGCAGTCAGTGCCAACAGAGTATAATGACAAAACCGTGGCTGATCCTGAAAAGGGGCCGGTTGTCGTCACCGACTTCCCATGTGATGCGCATTTGAAGTATAACTCGGTCAGGTGCTTGGGGCTCGTGGTGTTGATCTTCCTCCTAGTCGCTCACGTCCTCGGTTCATCTCTGGTAACGGCGTACATAAGCACCGTCCCCAGTGCCCGAGAAGTTCTAAGAAACAAGGGCATATCGATCCAAACGTTCTCAGTTTTCACAATCGTGTCCACCTTTGCCAACTGCGGATTTGTCCCGACAAACGAGAACATGATGGTGTTCAAGAACAACTCGggcatcctcctcctcctcatacCCCACATCCTCTTCGGGAACACCCTATACCCGACCTGCTTGAGGTTGATTCTTCAAGCACTTGAGAAGGCGACGAGGAGGGAAGAGTTCACGTACATTTTGAGGAACTGGAGGGAGATTGGATACACGCATTTGCTACCGAGCATGCATTCCTGGTTCCTGGGTCTGACTGTTCTGGTGTTTATCGTGGTCCAGTTAGTGCTTTTCTGTTCGATGGAGTGGAGATCCGATGTAATGGAGGGCATGAGTCCGTATCAGAAGCTTGTGGGTGCTCTGTTTCAGACAGTAAACTCGAGGCACACCGGAGAATCTGTATTTGACATCTCCACCATATCTCCAGCAATCCTGGTACTCTTCGTCATAATGAT GTATCTAGCACCATATACGTCCTTTTTGCCCATAAAGGAAGGCGATGGAAAAGATCAGGCCAACtcaggaagaaaaggaaggtGGAGCCTAATGGAATGTCTGAACCTCTCACAGCTATCATACttgatcatcttcatcattcTCATATGTATCACCGAGAGAGAAAAGCTCAAGACTGATCCTCTCAACTTTAATGTGTTGAACATCACCATTGAAGTCATAAG TGCCTATGGGAACGTCGGATTTACAACTGGGTATAGTTGCAAAAGGCAAATAAACCCAGATGGTTCATGCAAGGATGCCTATGTCGGATTTGTAGGGAAATGGAGCAACGAAGGAAAGTTTATTCTCATAGTTGTCATGTTCTTTGGGAGGCTGAAGAAGTTCAACATGGGAGGGGGCAAAGCCTGGAAACTTTTAGCATAA
- the LOC116187044 gene encoding uncharacterized protein LOC116187044 yields MVQSNQFGGYPNESPDEHIAGFLQYCNTVKMNNVTDDVIRLQLFPFSLRDKARAWFNSLPQESITTWADLSSKFLRRFFPPARTARLRNEITNFTKFNGESLYEAWERFKEAIRKCPHHGLPDNLLIEVFYLSLDDTLRSLVDAAAGGALMGKNYDEASALIEEMASSAHNWQNERSKSRVASVNDMDTIANLTTQISALTTQVSKLTSAHSFNTNQVAFCELCSGPHSTLECMSGNPSASPNGEQVNFVNNFQRSNQGPYSNTYNPGWRNHPNFSWRNENNALKPPPGFQKQGPAQNAPPQQSQSRMEELMLSYMQKTDTMLQNQQATIRNLEGQISQISQQLSNRPSGSLPSNTEENPKGVNAIMLRSGKELEIVNRKAQTQEESPEKDKGKQKVEEPRQKSLGVKPYVPPVPFPGRLKQQQLDAQFAKFLDVFKKLQINIPFAEALQQMPSYARFMKDLLTKKRKFDGSEPVMLTGECSMILQKDLPNLPRKQRDQGSFTVPCTIGNFHFENVLIDSGASINLMPLSIFRKLGLGECKKTHITLQLADRSIKYPKGIVENVLVKVDKFIFPVDFIVLEMEEDREVPMILGRPFLATGKALIDVEQGKLTLRVMNEQITFNVYDAIKKFHDGKSCYTIDIIDELISESVEEKAGVDTMESVLRDLDDWSDDDEHEEESVEKVSEIKARYYEELGTSATKPVSSLTQSPVLELKPLPSHLKYAYLGIDDTLPIIISSSLTGDQEQQLLSVLREHKEAIGWTIADIKGISPLICTHRIMLEAECKPIVQPQRRLNPTLKEVVKKEVLKLLDAGIIYLISDSKWVSPVQVVPKKGGMTVVKNEVNKLIPTRTVTGWRVCIDYRKLNDATRKDHFPLPFIDQMLEKLAGHDYYCFLDGYSGYNQIHIAPEDQEKTTFTCPYGTFAFRRMPFGLCNAPATFQRCMISIFSDMLENFIEIFMDDFSVFGKSFESCLTNLGCVLKRCKETNLLLNWEKCHFMVREGIVLGHKVSKKGIEVDRAKVEIIEKLPPPTSTKGVRSFLGHAGFYRRFIKDFSKISRPLCNLLEKDSAFVFNDNCLQAFNLLKEKLTSAPVIVAPNWELPFELMCDASDYAVGAVLGQRRGEKRLLQLNQMAEMREEAYENARIYKERAKRWHDRNILKREFLPGQKVLLYNSRLKLFPGKLKSRWSGPFVISNVFPYGAVELKSEDDRTFKVNGHLLKHYFEGENIDGDATTVDLANSVEELEKSN; encoded by the exons ATGGTTCAATCAAATCAGTTTGGAGGATATCCCAACGAGAGTCCTGATGAGCATATTGCAGGATTCCTCCAATACTGTAACACGGTAAAGATGAATAATGTCACTGATGATGTTATTAGATTAcagctttttcctttctcgctTAGGGATAAAGCGAGAGCCTGGTTCAATTCACTGCCACAAGAGTCCATCACCACCTGGGCCGACCTTTCATCTAAGTTTCTCAGGAGATTTTTCCCACCAGCTAGGACTGCAAGATTGAGGAACGAAATCACTAACTTCACCAAGTTCAATGGTGAATCACTTTATGAGgcatgggagagattcaaggaGGCAATCAGAAAGTGCCCACATCACGGATTGCCAGATAATCTCCTAATTGAGGTCTTCTATCTTAGCCTGGATGATACATTGAGGTCTCTAGTAGATGCTGCAGCAGGAGGCGCACTGATGGGTAAGAATTATGATGAAGCAAGTGCTTTGATAGAAGAGATGGCCTCCAGTGCACATAATTGGCAGaatgaaagaagtaaatcaaGAGTGGCATCAGTCAATGACATGGACACTATTGCTAATTTGACAACCCAGATTTCAGCTCTCACTACCCAGGTAAGTAAACTCACCTCAGCACATTCTTTTAATACTAATCAGGTTGCTTTTTGTGAGTTGTGTTCAGGACCACATTCGACtcttgaatgcatgtctggAAATCCCTCGGCTTCACCCAATGGAGAGCAAGTGAACTTTGTCAACAACTTCCAACGGAGTAATCAAGGGCCTTATTCGAACACTTACAATCCCGGGTGGCGTAATCATCCTaatttctcatggaggaaTGAGAATAATGCACTTAAACCGCCACCTGGATTCCAAAAGCAAGGCCCTGCTCAGAATGCTCCACCTCAGCAAAGTCAGTCGAGAATGGAAGAGCTCATGTTGAGCTATATGCAAAAGACTGACACCATGCTACAGAATCAACAAGCCACTATTCGAAACCTAGAGGGTCAGATTAGTCAGATTTCTCAGCAATTGAGTAATAGACCATCAGGGTCTTTACCCAGCAACACTGAAGAGAACCCCAAGGGTGTCAATGCTATAATGCTGAGGAGTGGCAAGGAATTGGAAATAGTCAATAGAAAAGCTCAAACTCAGGAGGAGAGTCCGGAGAAAGACAAAGGTAAGCAAAAGGTGGAGGAACCAAGGCAGAAGTCACTAGGGGTGAAACCGTATGTTCCTCCTGTCCCTTTTCCAGGAAGATTGAAGCAACAACAGTTGGACGCCCAATTTGCTAAATTCCTAGATGTTTTTAAAAAGCTGCAAATCAACATTCCATTTGCAGAAGCACTCCAGCAGATGCCTTCATATGCTAGATTCATGAAGGATCTGCTCACTAAAAAGAGGAAGTTTGATGGGAGTGAGCCTGTGATGCTTACAGGAGAGTGTTCTATGATTCTCCAAAAGGACTTGCCTAACTTACCACGCAAACAAAGAGATCAGGGGAGTTTCACTGTTCCTTGTACTATagggaattttcattttgagaacGTTCTTATTGATTCAGGtgcaagtataaatttaatgcctctgtctattttcaggaaacttggacttggagaatgcaaGAAAACTCATATTACCTTGCAACTTGCTGACAGGAGTATCAAATATCCAAAGGGTATTGTTGAGAATGTCCTGGTGAAGGTagacaaattcatatttccaGTCGACTTCATAGTcttggagatggaggaggacAGAGAGGTGCCCATGATCCTTGGCAGACCGTTCCTTGCGACAGGTAAAGCATTAATAGATGTGGAACAAGGTAAGCTCACTTTAAGAGTTATGAATgaacaaataacttttaatgtttatgacgCCATAAAGAAATTTCATGATGGCAAATCATGTTACAccattgatattattgatgaGCTTATCTCTGAGTCTGTGGAGGAGAAAGCAGGTGTGGATACAATGGAATCAGTCCTTAGGGATCTGGACGATtggagtgatgatgatgagcatgaggaagaatctGTGGAGAAGGTATCAGAAATCAAGGCTCGCTACTATGAGGAGCTGGGCACTAGTGCGACAAAACCAGTATCATCTTTGACACAGTCCCCGGTGCTAGAACTTAAACCATTGCCTAGCCATTTAAAATATGCCTATCTTGGAATAGATGATACTTTGCCaataattatctcttcttccttgacaGGTGATCAGGAGCAACAGCTCCTAAGCGTGCTGAGAGAGCACAAGGAGGCAATAGGATGGACTATTGCAGATATCAAAGGGATCAGCCCTTTGATTTGCACTCACAGGATAATGTTGGAAGCTGAGTGCAAACCCATAGTGCAACCACAAAGGCGACTTAACCCAACTCTCAAAGAGGTAGTGAAGAAAGAAGTGCTTAAACTGTTGGATGCAGGTATTATCTATCTTATCTCAGATAGTAAATGGGTTAGTCCTGTTCAAGTAGTGCCCAAAAAGGGTGGTATGACTGTGGTTAAAAATGAGGTCAATAAATTAATCCCGACTCGTACTGTGACTGGGTGGAGAGTTTGTATAGATTACAGGAAACTAAATGATGCTACCCGTAAAGACCATTTCCCCCTCCCCTTCATTGATCAGATGCTAGAAAAACTTGCAGggcatgattattattgttttctagaTGGTTATTCTggttacaatcagattcatatAGCACCCGAGGACCAGGAGAAAACCACATTTACTTGTCCTTATGGCACTTTTGCCTTTAGGagaatgcctttcggtctctgtAATGCACCTGCCACTTTCCAGAGGTGCATGATATCTATATTTTCTGACATGttagagaattttattgaaatatttatggatgatttctctgtttttgggaagtcatttgaatctTGTCTGACAAATTTAGGCTGTGTGCTTAAAAGATGTAAGGAGACTAATCTGCTTCTGAACTGGGAGAAATGTCATTTTATGGTAAGAGAGGGTATAGTCTTAGGTCACAAGGTGTCAAAGAAAGGGATTGAAGTTGATCGAGCAAAAGTGGAGATAATAGAGAAGTTGCCACCACCCACTTCAACAAAAGgagtaaggagcttcttaggacatgCTGGCTTCTACAGGAGATTTATCAaggacttttctaaaatctctagacctctttgtaatttacttgaaaaagattctgcttttgtttttaatgacaattgtttgcaggcattcaatttattgaaggaGAAACTCACTTCTGCACCAGTGATCGTTGCACCTAATTGGGAGCTTCCGTTTGAGCTGATGTGTGATGCCAGCGACTATGCTGTAGGAGCAGTACTTGGGCAAAGGAGAG GTGAAAAGAGATTGCTCCAATTGAATCAGATGGCTGAGATGAGAGAGGAAGCATATGAAAATGCTAG